One stretch of Nocardia mangyaensis DNA includes these proteins:
- a CDS encoding ABC transporter permease yields the protein MQPRARFIRDSAIVAHRNLLTIVRVPTLLVTATVQPLMFVFLFAYIFGASLGGDQYREFLLAGIFTQTVAFNAAFTTVGLAGDLQKGIIDRMRTLPMSRLAVLMGRTLSDLVVSIVSLGVMVVCGYIVGWRINGSIADAALAFAIILLFAFAMSWVGALTGLISPTVEVAQSAGLIWMFPLSFISSAFISAQTLPGPLRTIAEWNPITAVSAAGRKLFENDSPPSFAPATGWPADNCILYAVLCSLAILAIAMPAALLQYRKVASH from the coding sequence ATGCAGCCGCGTGCCCGGTTCATCCGCGACAGCGCGATCGTCGCCCATCGCAACCTGCTGACCATCGTGCGGGTGCCGACGCTGCTGGTCACGGCCACGGTGCAGCCGCTGATGTTCGTGTTCTTGTTCGCCTACATCTTCGGTGCGTCCCTGGGTGGTGACCAGTACCGCGAGTTCCTGTTGGCGGGCATCTTCACCCAGACGGTCGCCTTCAACGCCGCTTTCACCACCGTGGGCCTGGCCGGTGACCTGCAGAAGGGCATCATCGACCGCATGCGCACGCTGCCGATGTCGCGCCTGGCGGTGCTGATGGGGCGCACGCTGTCGGACCTCGTCGTCAGTATCGTCAGTCTCGGTGTGATGGTCGTCTGCGGCTACATCGTCGGGTGGCGGATCAACGGCAGCATCGCCGACGCCGCGCTGGCCTTCGCGATCATCCTGTTGTTCGCCTTCGCCATGTCCTGGGTCGGCGCGCTCACCGGGCTGATCTCGCCGACCGTGGAGGTGGCCCAGAGCGCGGGCCTGATCTGGATGTTCCCGCTGTCGTTCATCTCCTCGGCGTTCATCTCCGCCCAGACCCTGCCCGGCCCGCTGCGCACGATCGCGGAATGGAATCCGATCACCGCCGTCTCGGCGGCCGGGCGCAAGCTGTTCGAGAACGACTCACCACCGAGCTTCGCCCCCGCCACCGGCTGGCCGGCCGACAACTGCATCCTCTACGCCGTCCTCTGCTCGCTGGCCATCCTGGCGATCGCGATGCCCGCGGCACTACTGCAGTACCGCAAGGTCGCCAGCCATTAG
- a CDS encoding RNA polymerase-binding protein RbpA, giving the protein MADRVLRGSRLGAVSYETDRDHDLAPRRIARYRTDNGEEFDVPFADDAEIPPTWLCRNGQEGQLMEGTSVETKKVKPPRTHWDMLLERRSKEELEELLKERLDLLKTRRRG; this is encoded by the coding sequence ATGGCAGATCGCGTTCTCCGAGGCAGTCGGCTCGGAGCGGTGAGCTACGAGACCGATCGCGACCACGACCTGGCCCCGCGCCGGATCGCCCGCTACCGCACCGACAACGGTGAGGAGTTCGACGTCCCGTTCGCCGATGACGCGGAGATCCCCCCGACCTGGCTGTGCCGCAACGGTCAGGAGGGTCAGCTCATGGAGGGCACCTCGGTGGAGACCAAGAAGGTCAAGCCGCCGCGCACCCACTGGGACATGCTGCTGGAGCGTCGCAGCAAGGAAGAGCTCGAGGAGCTGCTCAAGGAGCGCCTCGACCTGCTCAAGACCCGCCGCCGCGGATAG